Proteins found in one Campylobacter canadensis genomic segment:
- a CDS encoding fumarylacetoacetate hydrolase family protein — MKIIRFMHENKCFYGKLNEDLSIDRILINDYLELFSDFKCEKTKFSLNDVKLLSPIDAPKQDVICLGINYLEHAKESYKFKGIDFDGQRQDAVYFAKRVNEFKNPNDELVLNGLKLDYECELALILKKDAYKISANFDDYIFGYTILNDVSERAIQNKHKQWYMGKSLENSCPFGPFINTDLTIKQASNLEIKCYVNDELRQNSNTNLLIFDIEYILKELSSYTKLKAGTIISTGTPSGVAMGFTPPKFLKSQDKIECKIENLGSLINYIKVENECSIN; from the coding sequence ATGAAAATAATTAGATTTATGCACGAAAATAAGTGTTTTTATGGAAAATTAAATGAAGATTTAAGCATTGATAGGATTTTAATTAATGATTATTTAGAGCTTTTTTCAGATTTTAAGTGCGAAAAAACTAAGTTTAGTTTAAATGATGTTAAGCTTTTAAGCCCTATTGATGCACCTAAACAAGATGTAATTTGCTTAGGAATTAATTATTTAGAACACGCAAAAGAAAGTTATAAATTCAAAGGCATTGATTTTGATGGGCAAAGGCAAGATGCGGTGTATTTTGCAAAAAGAGTAAATGAATTTAAAAATCCTAATGATGAATTAGTATTAAATGGACTTAAGCTTGATTATGAATGTGAATTAGCTTTGATTTTAAAAAAAGATGCTTATAAAATTAGTGCTAATTTTGATGATTATATTTTTGGTTATACGATTTTAAATGATGTTAGCGAAAGAGCTATTCAAAATAAACACAAACAATGGTATATGGGAAAAAGCTTAGAAAATTCTTGCCCTTTTGGACCTTTTATAAATACAGATTTAACTATAAAACAAGCAAGTAATTTAGAAATTAAATGTTATGTAAATGATGAATTAAGGCAAAATTCAAATACAAATTTATTAATTTTTGATATTGAATATATCTTAAAAGAATTAAGCTCATACACAAAATTAAAAGCAGGAACGATAATTAGTACAGGAACTCCAAGCGGAGTTGCAATGGGCTTTACTCCGCCAAAATTCTTAAAATCACAAGATAAGATTGAATGCAAAATAGAGAATTTAGGTTCTTTAATTAATTATATAAAGGTAGAAAATGAATGCAGCATTAATTAG
- a CDS encoding dehypoxanthine futalosine cyclase: MNAALISKKINTNYIKDAFSVHKDWQNPYAPKGLLKRISKEQALDLLKNESLAKLGELAFEAKLKLHPEKITSFVVDRNINYTNVCLVDCKFCAFYRHAKDSDSYVLSFEEIGKKIEELIAIGGTQILFQGGVHPKLDITWYEELLSYISTNYPSITIHGFSAVEIYYIAKISKISTQEVLQRMSAKGLYSIPGAGAEILSDRVRDIVAPSKCDSKTWIDIHRQAHNLGLLSSATMMFGHIESDEEIIEHLDLLRKLQDETGGFRAFILWSFQGKNTKLKEQRPDILHASSNRYLRLLAIARLYLDNFANIQSSWVTQGSYVGQLALKFGANDLGSTMMEENVVAAAGAKFRMNEEQMIHLIKDIGEKAVKRDTAYNILEEFYE, from the coding sequence ATGAATGCAGCATTAATTAGTAAAAAAATTAATACAAATTACATAAAAGACGCTTTTAGTGTTCATAAAGATTGGCAAAATCCTTACGCACCTAAAGGGCTTTTAAAACGCATTAGCAAAGAACAAGCATTAGATTTATTAAAAAATGAAAGCTTAGCAAAATTAGGAGAACTTGCCTTTGAAGCTAAATTAAAACTACACCCAGAAAAAATTACAAGCTTTGTTGTTGATAGAAATATAAATTACACTAATGTTTGCTTAGTTGATTGTAAATTTTGTGCTTTTTACCGCCATGCAAAAGATAGTGATTCTTATGTTTTAAGCTTTGAAGAAATAGGAAAAAAAATAGAAGAATTAATAGCAATAGGCGGAACTCAGATATTATTTCAAGGTGGAGTGCATCCTAAACTTGATATTACTTGGTATGAAGAATTACTTAGTTATATTAGCACTAATTATCCAAGTATTACAATTCATGGTTTTAGCGCAGTAGAGATTTATTACATTGCTAAAATTAGTAAAATTAGCACTCAAGAAGTTTTGCAAAGAATGAGTGCAAAGGGGCTTTATTCTATTCCAGGAGCTGGTGCTGAAATATTAAGCGATAGGGTAAGAGATATAGTTGCACCAAGTAAATGTGATAGCAAAACTTGGATAGATATTCATAGACAAGCACATAATTTAGGCTTACTTTCATCGGCTACAATGATGTTTGGACATATTGAAAGTGATGAAGAAATTATTGAGCATTTAGATTTATTAAGAAAGTTACAAGATGAAACAGGCGGATTTAGAGCCTTCATTTTATGGAGCTTTCAAGGAAAAAATACAAAATTAAAAGAGCAAAGACCAGATATCTTACACGCATCAAGTAATAGATATTTAAGATTATTAGCTATTGCAAGATTGTATCTTGATAACTTTGCAAATATTCAAAGCTCTTGGGTTACTCAAGGCTCTTATGTAGGGCAATTAGCATTAAAATTTGGAGCAAATGACCTTGGTTCAACAATGATGGAAGAAAATGTAGTTGCTGCTGCAGGAGCAAAGTTTAGAATGAATGAAGAGCAAATGATACATTTAATAAAAGACATAGGCGAAAAAGCAGTAAAAAGAGATACAGCTTACAATATTTTGGAAGAATTTTATGAGTAA